ACATCCTCTAGTGTCCCTCTCTCTAGCCTTCCCCAACCCAATCCCATAGGTAAAAGACCTAGGGCTAGTAGACGCACATCTATAGTATGGAATCACTTCACTATAACAAATAGACAAAATACAAGAGGAGAGGTAGAAAATCTAGCAGAATGTAAGTATTGTAAAAAAACATATAGTTGCAAAGCTAGTGGTGGCACAGGTCATCTTAAAAGACATGCCGAACAATGTACAAAAAAACATGGTGCACTAGACCCTAGATAATCCCAAATAAGTCAAAATGAAATAGGATCTAGTACATCTTCAATGACCCCCTTTATATACAATCAACAATTAGTaattgaagaatttaaaaatcatagtGGTATTGTATATGTGGCCTCATATCTATGGACTAATAAAAGTAATGAACCTTTTACATGTGTCACATTACATTAtacaaattcaaatatgaaattacaaaagaaaatattaggtttttgtaaaatattacaTTCTCATGATGGGTCTTCTATATATGATTCTTTTTGACAAGTGTTTTTAGAGAATATGagatacaaaacaaaaaattttagtaTTACCTTTGATAATGCTTCAAATAATAAAAGTGCCacaaatttatttgtaagaacAATTAGAAAAGGTCCACTAAGTGAAATATTTCATGTGAGATGTATTtgtcatataattaatttaataaaacaagatggtttaaaattaatatcaccCTCATTACAGGCTATTCAGTCTACTATACTACTTcttgatttatttaataaattacaaGAATTTTATACTTTATGTTAATCAGTATGTTTGAAGATTAATTTTAAACCATCTTgtactattaaattaattatatgacaAATACATTTCACATTAAATATTTCACTTAGTGGACCTTCTCTAATTgttcttacaaataaatttaagacACTTTTATTATTTGAAGCATTATCAAAGGTAATACTAAATTTTTTGCTTTGTGTCCCATATTCTCTAAGCACACTTATCAAATAATCATATATGGAAGACCTATCATGAGAATGTAGTATTTTACGAAaacctaatattttcttttgtaatttcatatttgaatctGTATAATGTAATGTCACACATGTAAAAGGTATATTACTTTGATTAGTCCATAGATATGAGGCCACATATACAATACCactatgatttttaaattctttaattactaattttttttcatttaggtaACATTTAATTACATTATTACGAGAAGTAGTCCAATGAATTCTATGATAGGCTGGTTGGGCATACTTTTGCATGAAATGTACAAATCTAAGATCTTCTCCAAATGTCAATGGAAGCCCCATACTGGCAATCATTTTAGCTAACCCTTCTCTTAGGAATTGTTGATTGTATATAAAGGGGGTAATTGAAGATGTACTAGATCCTATTTTGTTTTGACTTATTTGGGATTGTCTAGGGTCTAATGCACCATGTTTTTTTATACATTGTTCGGACATGTCTTTTAAGGTAACCTGTGCCACCACTAGCTTTGCtactatatgtttttttttacaatactTACATTCTGCTAGATTTTCTACCTATCCTCTTatattttatccatttattataGTAAAGTAATTCCATACTATAGATGTGCATCTACTAGCCCTAAGTCTTTTGCCTATGGGATTAGATTAGGGAAGCTTAGAGGGAGGGACACTAGAGGAGGTGGGAGTCTCGTCTTCTTCAAAAGGATTAAATTCATTACATACATCAATACCAAAGTCAAGGTTTTTTACATCTAGGTGATGAagatccatttttaattttagaggaaaaaaataagataaaagaaagaaaacaattaaattaaatataaagaattaaaataaataaatgaaataactaaatataaatacctTAACCTTATGAATGATAACCACTCATAGAGTTGGTAGATATCTTTAGCACTTGTAGATTTAGTAGATATCTTTACCACTTGAGAGAATTTCAATTTAGAGAATTGTGAAAAGAGAAAGTAGAGAGAATTGTAAACAatataaagagagagaatagggaattgtgtgagaaagaattaaaatgaAGGGTATTTATAGAGAAGTATTGATGAGTCACTTACTTATTTACCCTTAAAACTATCCGTTATATAGTTATTGAGAAGGATATTATAGAtatttgacataaaaatattaatagtgagtgatttacttatttatcctTTAAACTAGCAATTATATAGTTGTTGGGAGGGGTAATATTGACATTTGACATGAAAGAAGTAAAAATAGTTATTGATTTACTTTTTTACCCCTTAAACTAACCATTATATAGTTGTTGAGAGGGGTATTATAAAGATTTGACATGTACTAAAAAGTGAAAAGTGAAATTTAAAAGGGCCAAGATGGTCGGCGGGCTATTTCTTTAGGCCTAGTATGACCCGCTCCTTTGGGTCGTGTTGGCCCAGCCTGCTACAGTGTTGGGTTGTGTTGCCTTGACCCAGCCTAGCCTTTTGGCGTGCCGGGCCACGGGCCAAAATGGATACCTCTACCTTCATCTAAAATTTAGAGCAAATGAACCAAAACAATGCTTAAAACACGCAAATCAAACCAACCATCATGGTTGGAAATGAAGGGTTGTGACTTGTGAGCTAATGTGTTCATAATTGAAGTTCCATAATGCAAATGGTTTGATATATCTGAGTAATGTATACATTCCAcatattatttcctaaaatcaacTACTATCTAGTATTTTTCGGGTTCTTAGAAAAGTACTAAAAGAGACACTCATGCAATTTTCTACTTATGCTTGATTCTAAGTTGTCGATCATCACACCTATCTATGAAGACTCTAATATGTATTAGCTACATACCGATAAGCATTTGAATTAGAGAAATAACCTTAATCAGATACAAAGCCACAATCACACCTGCTAGTCGTCCATGGAGCCCTCTTCCAAATCATACTTTTTGGGTATGCTCATCCTGTATTAGCACTTTTAGCTGTAGTAATGGAATCGTTGTTTCAAGTTAATCCACTAGAGGTACGACATTCTCATCATTTTCACCATTAAGGTCAGGGAGATCGGAACTCACTGAGAATTTAAACCATTTCTTTCTCTCAGCACATTTGAGACAAGGCTGCATCAGAAGTCCAATGATCACAACAATAAGACTCGCTACCGCAACTTTGAGTGAAGAAAGAGCCACCATGATACAGATCAATATGGTTGGAGGAATACACATAAGAATAGATCCAATTGTCCCAAGAGGTATCTTGTATGGGCGAGGAGCAGCCGGGTATTTAATCCTCAATCGAACAAATGCTATGAACTCCAAAATCATTCCAAAACAATACAAGAAGTTTTCTGCAGCTATTGTCTCTTGAAAGCTCATCCATGAAAGCAAAAGCACTCCAGAAGCTGATAATAGAATTCCAATGAGCGGGGTGCCATAGCGCGACCTTTTGGCAAAGACACTGGGAAGCATTCCACGCTCCGCCATCCCTAAAAGTTGGAAGGAATCACTGCTCATTTCAGCTACAAACATCCCCAGATTGGACGCTGCAGCAGCTCCTGCAATCCACCAGCTCAACCAGACTCCCCCTATCATTTTGGCAACATATGAGAAATACCCATCAGTCCAAGCCTCACGATCAAGAGAAAGGGCGCCAGTGCCAATTAAAAGAGGGAAGAAATAGCTGCGGACGACCAAGATCAGGGCACAAAACAGTGCCATTGGAAGAGTCTTTTTTGGGTTTTCCACCTCCCCTGCAATAGTACTGATTGAGTCCCAGTAGTTCAGGTTCCAAAAGAGAGTGCTCAAATACAAACTCCAATTCACATCCTTTTCTATCACCAACCATCTGGAGGGCTTCAACTTTGGAATCGAAACGAGTCCCATAATTACAAATGGAAGGATTGAAAACAAACCCAGCAGAACGGAAGCCCATCCCACAATGGTTAAACCCCTGTAGTTCATGTAAGTGAGAACTACAATCAAAGCCAATACCGCTGCAATTCTTGGTAAGCCACCACTTAAAGCAGGGACAGTGGGACTCAAATAGTCCAGAAACAGAAGTGGGTATAGAGCATTGTCAATAACTCCACTAAACCATTTCATCCAGCCTAGCTGAAACCCCCAATAAGGCCCCAAAGCAGACGACACCCAAACCACATACCCACCATTTTCAGGGAACATGGTGCCCATTTCAGCTGTGATTAACGCCTCAGGAATGCTCCATATGAAGGGGAAGATCAAAAACCCGAGCAAGGCCAGAAGAGGGCCTGCAGCTCTCACAGCGTCCTCAATGCCAAATGCACCCCCTGAAACCTCATAGAAGATGAGGAAAACAAGTGGTAAGACTGAAACTTTCTTGAAGTTATCTACTCCAAGAGGAGCTACTTCATCAACATCCACACCCACATATTCCGCACCTTTGCATTCCCCCATTGCAGGAGCCTCTTCCTTTGACGTCTGCACTCAAATTCAAGTTCTCAACATAATAAACATCGggttttaatatatttcataaataattaattaaggtggcacttgaattttttttaaatataaatttttatacaaaatataataattcttatGAAAAAAGCATAAATTTGACTTGTGcaattaaaaacttttcttttaattttaaaatttaagaaagtaataattctttaaattttaaatattttagaaagtgttttcaAGCACATAACATTGATACATGCCTTTTGtacaaaaattcttttattttaattatattttattttgatgaaaatgaaaattaatgggAGTGAATtatataaagaattttattataataaaataaattaaatatttttttcaatttaattttcaagtcctttattgaatttgaaaatcaCTCATTAAATGCTAATAATACTTCACTAAAcacttcttttaaaaataatagttcAAACAAATTAAGAACCCatctaataataattttaagaatcgtttttaatttttacacttgaaaatttttatcatttaaatgttaaaaaaattaaaaatatttttttaaaattattattaaacacatttttagtataaattaaatactaattaattagtatcaaaaaaaatttaaattttttttcactcaatATAATTGGTAAAAACCAAAAATgaagatttttaaatatatatatatatatatatatatatatatatatatgaaaggtCCAATAATCACATATCCTACCATAATGAATTAATCAATAATtcaaattccaattaataaaataaaaatattaaaaaaaaaatcaatttaaccagatcgattttaataaaaatattcatgagACCTTTTTCttgactataaaaaaatttctaaaatatcttaaaattttaaaataaaataaaaaattgaaaattataaagaCACCACTGCGGCAGCAAGCAACTATACACACCTCAACGGTTGGAGTCGGGACTCCGACGACATCGTTTTGAGGAGCGCTCGGTGGACTCTCCATTGCAACGACGTAGTTTTGAGAAGCGGGTGGTGGACTGTCAACtgaaacgacgccgttttgagATTCCGCACTATACCGGCGCTTCAAGGGAGAGCAAGGGGGAAGGAGACGACCTAGACTGAGAAATTGGTCATGGATTGGCTCATGAGACaaacttccttttattttggggttttttttttcttatttcattattatataatttttatacgtcaaatttgttgtttttagtctaaattattattttaattacaagTGAGATCATGTTTGAAACACATGCCTTTAACAACCAACCAAAACCAATATTATTTcgttatttaataataaaaaaggtctaagaattttaaaaaccatccttattgattcaattttcaatttttgattttcttgtttgtCAATTGATATAAATTGAATCAAACCGACATTCTAAtacttatatataattatttaatatttaataagtttttttttaaatttttatattcgattctattaaagtaattcattattttatattataataaaattaattctaaatgcaTTCTATATATTATTAACATCAAATCCACgttgatttgaattaattttaaaaataaattagacttaAGTTAAAGTCCAtgacatatatttaaaaaatataaagcatAATCGAAGTCAAAGACATTGATTATACCATTAAATTAGACCAATTAAACAAacattatatattaaaaaaataaaacttatacCAAGCAAATGACCTCAATGTTACAAAAATCACATTTAACTAATTACCATTTGGTAGCACGTAGCAACCATTCTACATTTTTAAATCACAATGATGGGATACAATTTTGACTATATTATTAAGCTAAGGTAAATAAGATTGATTTTATCGatttttgagtaaaaaaataaattgaatcaATATAATTGGATTACATGTGATAAAAATCTAATCGACtagatttgaaattaaaaaaaaaaaaatttgaacgAAACCAAACCCTTTAAAATcggttttgtttggttttcatcaagGGAGATTAGTGCTAAAGAGTGTTTCTattaaagtatttattttaggagtattttttaaagaatcacTTATAAATGCTTCTCTTAGGAGTAAGTGATTTTtctactttaaatttttttttttaaattttgtcaaatatcttattttttttaaaaaaacaatttttatactGAAGGTGCTTTCTAAAAGAATTGCAAAACGGACTTAgccaaaaacacttttgaagAGAACACTTTCATTAAAAGCCTTTCGAATAAAAAACACATCCATTAAGAacctttttcaaaacaattatgATTCTAGCGCTTTAATTATAACCATTTTGTTAATAGCATTTtcattagaaatgtttttaaagataattacTTATTGTTTggatatgaattaaaaatttgatagtggctttttgtaatatattatatataaaaaaaaagtgatcttttgaaaagaaaatcacCTACCAATTGATTGTCCACATGAATTAATTCAATTATTCCTCAAAATgttaaaagtgattttcaaaaatttgttaaacCCAAAAACACACTCCCAAGCATCAGGAACCATCCTTCCAAAATAACTcccaaatagattttaaaagcTTTTCCTAATattcaaaaacattttctaacaaaaattaggtatgtaataaatttttgaaaatttctttttcaaagtcCAAGGAATCACTTAGTAGGtgattcatttaaaataataataataataatttgttatataatatattattaaaatactttttttttatactttatatttaaacattaagcaattaaaatgttttacttctaataaaaacattattaataaaagtatttaaaaaaaaaaactttttaatagTAATCAGtttcaaacaaactcttaatatTTTAGAAGTTTTAATCATAATCAACACATAAAGACCAGAAATCTAAACTCCATTTTAGACTTTGTAGCCAAGCATAAGCTTTTTGTTTAGTTGTCATTTTCCCTGGCTTGTTTATCTTATTGGTTTATTAGTCTTTATTCTTTGGAAATGGAAGGATTTCCAAAGTCTTCTTCCCGTGTTGATGAAGTTTTATATATTGCTTGACTTTCAACTCTTCACCCTCTTCATTTGAactaataatagtaataataataatcttgcCTTGTTGATGAAGTTTTACATCTTGGTTGACTTTCAACTATTCACCCACttcatttgaaataataataataataataataataataacaataacaataaagtatagtgttggaaatcaagccagcatcctctgtttacttccctaattagtgtaatgtacaacctttattataattgatttaggagtaattctagcaaggtagtttattcaccttccatgtaagagtagtttattcacttcccatgtaagagtttattcactttccatgtaagggaaattccattccggaattgtctcatatctgtaggctatttatttatgttttcattcattgtaaagggtgggatcacagaatgaattgaggtgttcctccatagtttgtcttcaaatttttcttcaaattcttcatggtatcagagcaggtttaatcctgtctcatcgtcttcatctttagtcagttttttttactcaattctaTTCTTCTAATTTATGCCTAAATACGGTCCAGCCTTTGGAATGGCTACCAACTCATCATCCTCTACTTCTGGTATCATcatctcatcgtcttcatcctCTCATCAGATGGAAACCTCTCATCTTCCAATCACAGCCCATAAATTGAATGGGCAAAATTATTTGCAATGGTCTCAGTCCATATTAATGTTTATACAGGGAAAGGAGAAAGATGACTACATCATCGGAGCTTCGGCGGCACCAGAAACCACAACATCAACCTACAAAAAGTGGATAGCAGAAAATAATATGGTCATGTCCTGGCTAGTCAACTCTATGACCGCTGACattggtgaaaattttctgTCATTTGATACTGCCAAAGAAATCTGGGACACTGCAAAAGAAACTTTCTCAGACAAGGAAAACACATCTGAAATCATCCAGATTGAAGGCATCCTCCACAATTTGCGTCAAGGAAACCTTACGGTAACTGAATATTTCAATACTCTTACTCGTCTATGGCGTCAACTTGATACGTTTGAGGTTCATAACTGGAATTGTGTTACAGAtggttttttgtataaaaagatTGTCGAAGGGAAACgtgtgtttaaatttttgttaggtttgaaCAAAAATCTTGATGAAATCAGAGGAAGAATCATGGGAGTAAAACCCCTACCTAGCCTCAGAGAGGCATTCTCTGAAGTCCGTCGCGAAGAAAGTCggaaaaatctcatgatggGATCCCATCAACAACTGAATATGGTAGAAAGCTCGGCTCTTAAGACTCAATTCGCTCCTTTTGACAACCgtcaaaaaattaaaggaggTAGACCTTGGTTTGATCATTGCAGAAAGTCGGGACACTCAAGAGAAACTTGCTGGAAGATTCATGGAAAGCCAGTAGATTGGAAGCCACGTCAACCACTTGAGAAAGAAGGACGAGGCAATCATGTGGCTACCGATGAACAATCGCCACAACCTGAAGCTAGCCCTTTTAATAAGGAGCAAATGGAGATGCTTCAGAAACTACTGTCTCCTCTTTTGTCAGTACAGTCACAAACTGGCTCATCTTCCAACCAGGTCATTGGTTCCGAAACCTTGGCTCACAGAGGTAATTTTTTGAGTGCCTTCACTGCTGGTAAGAAACGTAAAAAACCTTGGATAGTGGACtcaggagcatctgatcatatgacgggagatgcgacaatttttgatacatatagctcatgtccaaataatttaacagtccgaatagcagatggttcactatcaaaggttgtcggaacaggttcagttgtgctatcaagggatcttactctcaactcagttctccttgttcctaacttggactgtaatctattgtcaattagtaaactcactaaggaaaagaggtgtattactaatttttcctccactcactgtgaatttcgggatttggattcggggaagacgattggcaatgctgaggaatgctctggactctacatccttaaggagcaccacgatccacaagaacaacctcaaatgatagttggtagtaattctttttcggtttcatgtcaaaataacgatagtgcaattaggttgtggcactatcgcttaggtcatccaaatgttatgtatctcaagcatttatttccttcattatttaataaaaatccaaaatcctttgagtatgaaatctgtcaattataaaagcaagtccggtctcattttcccattcaaccctataaagagtctagtccattctcaatgattcatagcgatatctggggtccgtcaagaataaaaaatgtaactggtactaggtggtttgtctcattcatagatgatcacactagattaacttgggtattcctcatgaaagaaaaatctgaaacgagtcaaattttcaaaaattttaaaaatatgattcaaacccaattccagtcaaaaatacaaattttaaagtctgataatgctagggattatttcaactccattctaggagaatttctagcacaagaagggatagttcacttaagttcatgtgttgataccccacaacaaaacggaatcgctgaaaggaaaaataggcatttgttagaggtggctagatcactaatgttctccatgaatgttccaaaattattctgggggcaagctgtccttacggcagcctacctcatcaataggatgccgtctagggtactaaaattccaaacaccttgtcaaacactcctaaaatcctttccgactactcgtctcatctccaccgtcccacccaaaattttcgggtgctctgtctttgttcatatcaatcaacaacatagaagtaaacttgatcctaggtcactcaagtgcatctttcttgggtattcttcaaatcaaaaagggtataagtgttactcttcggtcacaagaaaattctacaattcaatggatgtcaccttttttgaaacccagccttactatcccaaaaacgatattcagggggagaattcaactcaggaatatcaattttgggatcttgagtcattcagtgagtcacccatcaccactgaaaatcacattcctccagagtcatttaatcaacccgagtccattgttgacttgtaggataaggagcacatccaagaggaaacggagaaaagagcactttctcaacaaacccatgaggtagaaccgggtcctaatccaagcaaacttccaggtaacaacgctcctgatggtactgttgattctgagttagaaaatgatattcttaatatgcccatagcttggaggaaaggagttagatcatgcactcagcatcccattggaaattttatttcttatgataagctatcaCCTACGTTTCGTGCATTCACTTCTAGCATCACAGAGATACAAGTTCCTCAAAATATTCAGGAAGCTTTCAAGTATCCTAAGTGGAAGGCGGCAGTCAATGAGGAAGTTCGGGCgctggaaaagaatggtacatgggaaattactgacctcccaagaggtaagaaaccagttgggtgtaagtggattttcacagtaaagtacaaggcagatggtaatgtggacaggtataaggctcggttggtcgctaaaggattcacccaatcctatggcattgactatcaagaaacttttgctccagttgccaagctcaatactgttcgtgtacttttatccttggcagctaatctcgattggtcgcttcaccaacttgatgtgaagaatgccttcctcaatggtgacttagaggaagaagtttacatggacattcctgctggacttgagacgacatcaaatttcaacaaggtttgcagactccgaaaatccttgtatggtctcaaacaatctcccagggcctggtttgaacggttcactaaggtagtgaaagggtacggattcgttcaatgtcaatccgatcacacattatttgtgaaacacttcccagaagggaaactgacaattatcattgtatatgtggacgacataattttgacaggtgatcatgaagagaaaattgacttacttaaaaaattactgacaaaggaatttgagatcaaggatcttGGAAATCTCAAGTACTTTCTCGGAATGGAGATTGCTAGGTCAAAGAAAGGTATAGCAGTCTCACAATGCAAATACGTTCtggacttattgaatgaaaTAGGAATGCTAAGATGCAAGCCGGCAGAAACACCTATGGATACAACTATCAAACCGGAAGAAAGTGATGGAAGTGCGCCAGTtgataaaggaagatatcaatgtcttgtggggaaactcatctatctttctcatacaaggccagacatcggcttctccgttagtgtggtaagtcaattcatgaataatccaaccgaaaaacacatgattgttgtgatcagaatattgagatacctcaagatgacaccgggaaagggtctcttctttcaaagaacaacaaagaaagagattgagattttttcaGATGCCAATTGGGCAGGTTCAGTGACTGATCGGAGATCAACTTCAGGCTATTGTTCATTTGTCTGGGGGAACTTGGTTACATGGTGAAGCAAGAAACAGTCAGTGGTAGCCCGTAGCAGTGCTGAGGCAGAATTTCGTGCTATGGCACAAGGTATCTGCGAGGGAATCTGGTTGAACAGGCTGTTAGAAGAATTACGGGTTCCATTGAAGCATCCCATGGTGTTATACTGCGACAATCAAGCTGCCATCAGTATCGCTAAGAATCCAGTTCATCATGATCGAACTAAGCACGTGGAGATAGATcgacactttatcaaggaaaagattgaagaaggagttttcaaagtcagctacactccgacaaactgtcaaacggctgacattctcacaaaagttcttgctcgagttaacttcgaagatctgacagaaaaacttggaatgatcaacatttacaacgcggcttgagggggagtgttggaaatcaagccagcatcctctgtttacttccctaattagtgtaatgtacaacctttattataattgatttaggagtaattctagcaaggtagtttattcactttccatgtaagagtagtttattcacttcccatgtaagagtttattcactttccatgtaagggaaattccattccggaattgtctcatatctgtaggctatttatttatgttttcattcaTTATAAAGGGTGGgatcacagaatgaattgaggtgttcctccatagtttgtcttcaaattcttcatatagAAAGAAAAGGTATATGTGAAAAggtcttggaaaatttgaggaaaaaataattgaaaattttgagaaaaaaaatatcaaaaaaaaaagaaagaaaagtagaagagaaatgagaaataaatttaagtcaataaattatttttatatatttctttaaacttattttatttattttatttgaaaaaacatatttttaattaatattagtaacattttactttctttttcctaataaaatcaaacatgaaaaaaccattatattaggttatgtttggttctt
This DNA window, taken from Vitis vinifera cultivar Pinot Noir 40024 chromosome 2, ASM3070453v1, encodes the following:
- the LOC100247760 gene encoding probable polyamine transporter At1g31830, with translation MESPPSAPQNDVVGVPTPTVETSKEEAPAMGECKGAEYVGVDVDEVAPLGVDNFKKVSVLPLVFLIFYEVSGGAFGIEDAVRAAGPLLALLGFLIFPFIWSIPEALITAEMGTMFPENGGYVVWVSSALGPYWGFQLGWMKWFSGVIDNALYPLLFLDYLSPTVPALSGGLPRIAAVLALIVVLTYMNYRGLTIVGWASVLLGLFSILPFVIMGLVSIPKLKPSRWLVIEKDVNWSLYLSTLFWNLNYWDSISTIAGEVENPKKTLPMALFCALILVVRSYFFPLLIGTGALSLDREAWTDGYFSYVAKMIGGVWLSWWIAGAAAASNLGMFVAEMSSDSFQLLGMAERGMLPSVFAKRSRYGTPLIGILLSASGVLLLSWMSFQETIAAENFLYCFGMILEFIAFVRLRIKYPAAPRPYKIPLGTIGSILMCIPPTILICIMVALSSLKVAVASLIVVIIGLLMQPCLKCAERKKWFKFSVSSDLPDLNGENDENVVPLVD